TGGCGCTGTCGCCGGCTTGGAGGCCGGTCAACGCGTCGGCCGGGTTGAGCGGGTTGGCGACGTTGATGTTCTCGAACAGCGAGGTCAGGTTGATCGTGCCGTAGGGCGTGACCAAGTTGTCGGTGACGCTGCCGAGGGCGCCCGGCGTGGCGGTGTAGACGTTCTCGAAGCCGCCGCCGAAGTTGAGCGCGTCGTAGACCGATCCCACGGTCGGCAAGTCAGCGGAGCCAACGCCCGCCGGTGTCACGTCGGTGACAATCAACTGGGTGTTCGTGAGCCCCAACAGGTTTGTCACGTCAACGCCGGTGTTGATGGTGCCGATCTCCGCAGCCGACGAGCCGCTGCCGCTATAGACGTCGAAGATCTGGGTGGCCAGATCGTTGCCACCGTTGGACGGATCGCCGAGTGACGTACCACCGATGACCAGCAGCGGTGCCGTGGTTGCGAGCGGGGCGACCGTGTTGAAACCTTCGGTTCCCGCCGAGTTGATTGGGTCCAGGGTGGTGCCGGCAATGGTGAAGGCTTCCGGTGCACCGGTGATGCCGTGTGCCTCCAGACCGGTGAACGCGTCGCCGGGGTTCAGCGGGTTCGCCGCGTTGAAGGTGAACAGTGAGCTCAGGTCGTAGCTCTGGCCGGTCGGCGTGATGAACGTGTCGGTGACGGTGCCGTCGTCTCCAGGAGTGGCGACGTAGATGTTCTCGTAGCCGCCGCCGAAGTTCCACGCGTCGTAGACCGAACCAATTGCGGGCAGGCTGGACGCGTCGCCGCCATCGGCCGCCGTGACGCCTGCGACAGTGAACTCGGCGTTGGTGAAGCCGAACAGGTTGGTCACGGTCTCATTGCCCTGAATGCTGCCCAGTTCGGCTCCGCCAGGGCTGTACACATCGAAGTTCTGGGTGGCGAGGGGCAGGCCGAGCGCCGTGCCACCACCCAACTCGAGCAGCGGCGGTGAGGTGGTGAGCTGGTAGACGGGGTTGAAGCCCTCAACGCCCGCTGCGTTGATCGGGTCGAAAACGTAGCTGCCGATGGTGAAGGCGTCGTCGCCCGGGGCCGCCGCGGCGACGGCCACCTGCAGAAATGCGGTGGTCAACAATCCGCCCGTGGCCGCCAAACCGGCCGTGATCAAGCGTCTGTTCATAGGTCTTGCTCCTACTTTCCGTGTGCAGTGATAAGGGGCGGGCGTGGTGTTACTTGTGAGTAACGTCACGGGACCCTACTGAGGAGTAATATAGGAAGTCAATACAAAATCTTGGTTATCTCTCAGGTTCCCAGGCGATTGCCAGCTTATTGACACCGCGTCAGCAGGCTCGCTCCGATCGTTGCGGGCTAACAACTGCAGCTCGGAAGACTGTTCCGGTTCGCGAAAGCAAGTAATGTCCCTGAGTCGAAATGAAGTGGTACTCAGGTGCCACTCAGTCGTCACGGTTCCGCGTCATGTGGTCGGCGGAAAATGCCTATACTTCGAACCGTCCAGAACGGCATTCTCAAATTTGGAGAAGCCGTTTCCACTAGCGCGGAAGCGGGTCGGCATGACGGGAATGTGTGACGGCAAGGTCGCTCTGGTGACCGGGGCGAGCCGCGGATTGGGAAAAGCCATCGCGCAGCGGCTGGCCGCCGAGGGCGCCACAGTCGGACTCACCGCGCGCACGCTGGAACCGGACCCGAAGTACCACGGATCGCTGCAGCAGACTCTCCGTGAGATCAGCACCGCGGGCGGTTCGGCGGTGGCCATCCAGGCGGACCTGTCCAACGCCGAAGACAGGCAGCGGTTATTCGCCGAACTGGTCGAAAAGGTCGGCGCGCCGGACATTCTCGTGAACAACGCCGCCGTGACATTCTTGCGGCCGCTCGACGAGTTCCCGGAGCGTCGCGCCCGCCTGATGATCGAAATGCATGTGCTCGCACCACTACACCTCACTCAATTGGCGATTCCGGCGATGCGCGAACGAGGCCGGGGCTGGGTGCTCAACGTGACTTCGGTCGGAGGCGACCTGCCCGAGGGCCCGCCATTCGCGGAGTTCGACCGAACCGCCGGCTTCGGAATTTACGGGACGGTGAAGTCGGCACTCAATCGACTCACCAAAAGCCTTGCCGCAGAACTCTTCGACGACGGCATTGCGGTGAATGCCGCCGCCCCGTCCAACCCGGTGGCCACTGAGGGGGCCGGCACCCTCGACCTGGCCAAGACCGACACCGAGGACATCGAGCTCATCACCCAGACGGCGCTGACGCTCGTCACCGGCGACCCGGCGACGCTGACCGGACGCATCGCCCACACTCAACCGTTCCTGCGGGAAATCGGGTGGTTGCACTGAACGACGCGCTGTTGGCGCAGTTAGCCGAACGACTTTCGTCACAGCGCGTTTCGGATCTGCACCCGTTGGTGGGCGGCGCATCGAGTCTGACCTTCGCCGGCCGGCGCCACGGCCGGCGCGTCGTCGTCAAGGTTGCCCCGCCCGGAGTTCCGCCCACCGCCCACCGGGACGTGCTACGGCAATCGCGCATGATCAAGACCTTGAGCCCGACCGAGGTACCCGTTCCGCAGGTCCTCTTCGAAGACACCGGCGATCCACCCCTGTTCGTGATGTCGTTCCTTGATGGAATCAGTTGCGAGCCGCTGTTCGATGACGCCGATGCCGGCTCCGAAGATGTTGTCGCGGAGCGCTTTCGGAATGCGGCCGCGACGCTCGCCCGACTGCACGGTCTCGAACCGGGAGATCACGACCTGGCCGGCGAGCCGGTGGTCGGACCGCTCGAGGAGGTCGAGCGGTGGTGTCGCACACTGGAAACCGTCGACCCGACGCTGGCGCCGGGGTGGTCCGACGTCGCCGACGCGCTACGCGACAAGGCACCGCCGAGCCTCCGGCCCGCGATCGTGCACGGCGACTTCCGGCTCGGCAATCTGCTTGCAGACAGCGATCGAATCACTGCCGTCATCGACTGGGAGATCTGGTCGGTGGGCGATCCCCGCGTCGACGCCGGATGGTTCCTGATCAACTGCGACCCGCAGACCTACCGGCGCCCGACGCGGTACGGCGCGGCGGTCCCGCCGCTCGAGGAGCTTGTCACGATTTATCGCGATGCGATGAAAATGGAAGTGCCGGAACTGGATTGGTTCTGCGCTCTGGCGTGCTTCAAGTCGACGGCGACATGGTCGCTGATCGTCAAGCACAACCGGCGAAGGGAAGTGCCGGATGCGGGGCTGGAAGAGATGGCGCCGGTAGTGCCGCGACTGCTCGCGCGAGCGGGCGACCTGCTCGATTAGTTGTGCGGAACGCCGTTCACGTCGGGCCCGGTGTCGGAGAACCCCTGCTGGATTCCCGCGGCGATCTGGCCGGCCGGCGGGGTGAAGAACTGGACGATCGGTCCCTGGGGGATCGGGTCGTGGCACTCGCAACTGAGGTCGCCGAACGACGCGGGGTCGGCGAATGCCGGTGCGGCCACACCGAGGCCGGCGGCTACGGCGATACCCGCTGTGACGAGGACTTTTGTGATCATTGAGATTCTCCCAGATGCGATTGCCCCCATGATACCGGCTGCCGCCGTCGGCTCGTCGCGCAAATCTGCGACACCGATCAGCCGGCGAACTGCGGGCAGTACGCGCCCACGGCGGCCCCGACGAAGTACCCGGCGTGGTACGGGTCGAGGCCGCTGCGGTCGATGACCTCTTGCGCGACGTCGTCCTTGGTCCGTCCCCTGCCGAGCTCCGTGCAGACCTGATGGGCGGCGTCGATGGCCGCCTCGGCCGACTTGTAATTGATGCCGCGAGACTGCAGCGCCGCCAGGAACCGGTCGTCGAGAGGATCGGCGCGAACGTCGGCGACCAACGGTCCGAGCAGAGCTCCGGTGAGCACCGCAAGGCCCGCGAGTGCCCGGCCCGCCGAAATGCCGGCTCGTGTCATGCAGGCGCCTTTCTGCGCAAAGGAGACATCGGGTGACCCCGGTCCGCACATTAGCGGCGGATGTGAGTCGGCGATGGATTAACCGCGCGGAATTCCCGCGAGTTTGTCGGCAAACTTTTCCTCGGCGGCCTGGCGCAGGCGCAGGATGTGTTCGGACGGAAACACATCGGGTGATGGTGTGCAGTCCTTGAGTAGCAGCCTCGCCAACGTGACCTTGTGCACCTCGGTCGGACCATCGGCCAGGCCCAATACGAACGATTCGGTGAGGTACTGCACGAACGGCATCTCGTGCGACGTCCCGAGCGATCCGTGGATCTGCAACGCTCGCGAGGATACGTCGTGCAGCACCTTCTGCATCATCGCCTTGACGGCCGAAATGTCGCCTCGCACAGCCTGATAGTCGTTGAATTGATCGATCTTCCACGCGGTCTGCAGGGTTAGCAGCCGGAACGCCTCGATCTCCATCCACGAGTCGGCGACCATCTCCTGCACCATCTGTTTGTCGGCCAGCACGCTGCCCTGGGTATAGCGCGACACCGCGCGCTCGCAGATCATGTCGTAGATCCGGCGCACCAGTCCGACGGTGCGCATGGCGTGGTGGATGCGTCCGCCACCCAATCGGGTCTGCGCCACCGCGAACGCGCCACCGCGCGGGCCAAGCATGTGGTCGTCGGGAACGCGCACGTTCTCGTAACGGACGTAGCCTTCCCGGCCACCACCGCCGAGCGGCTGATATCCGAGCCCGACGTCGCGCAGCACATTGATGCCCGGGGTGTCGCCCGGTAATACGAACATCGAATAACGTTGATAAGGCGAGGCTTCCGGGTCGGTCATCGCCATCACGATGATGAACGACGCCATCGACGCGAACGAGGAATACCACTTTTCGCCGTTGATCACCCAGTGGTCGCCGTCCCGCGTGGCAGTGGTGGTGAACACCTTCGGGTCTGCGCCGCCCTGCGGTTCGGTCATCGAGAAGCAGGAGATGATCCGGTTGTCCAGCAGCGGCTCCAGGTAACGCTGCTTGAGTTCGGGCGTGCCGTAGTGAGCCAGGATCTCACTGTTCCCGGAATCCGGTGCCTGCGAGCCGAATACGATCGGCGCGCACTCCGACCGGCCGAGGATCTCATTGAGCAACGCCAGCTTGACCTGCCCGAAACCGGGGCCGCCCAGGTGCGGACCGAGATGCGTCGCCCACAGCCCGCGCTCCTTGACGATCTTCTGCAGCGGCGGAATGAGGGCCTGGCGGACGGGATCGTTGAGGTCGTGCGACTCCTTGATGATCAGGTCGATGGGTTCGCACTCCCCACGCACGAATTCGTCGACCCACTTCAGTTGCGCCGCCCACTCCGGGTCAGTGGAGAAGTCCCAAGCCATGAGAGTCCTTTCGCTTCTGCGTTGCGGAGGCCGCGCTCTGTCGCACGACGCCGGCATTGGTCAACTCAGTGATCGCGTCGGCGTCGAGACCCAGCCCGGCCAGCACCGCGTGGGTGTGGTCACCCGGAAGCGCCGGCGACTTCGGCTGGGCGGCAACGGTTCGCGAGAACCGGGGCGCTGGAGCCTGCTGCGGGACGCCGTCGACCTCGATGAAGGTGCCGCGCGCGACGTTGTGTGGATGATCGGGCGCCTCGGTGATCGTGAGTACCGGTGTGGCGCAGGTCCCGGGCGTGCCGAGTCGGTCCTCCCACTCGGCACGGGTCCTCTGCGCAATGCGCTCCGCCAGCGCATTGCGGTGTGCTCGCCATGCCTCGGGCGCATCGGCATCGTGCGGCACGTCGACGCCGAGGCGTTGGCACAGCTCGGCATAGAACTGCGGCTCGATCGCGCCGACGGCGACGTGCTTGTCGTCGGCGGTCCGGTACACCCCGTAGAAATGCGCAGCGCCGTCAAGGATGTTGTCGCCCCGCCGATCTCGCCAGGTACCGGCATGTACCATGCCGTAGTACGGCGCCATCATGGTCGCCGCCCCGTCCACCATCGCGACATCGAGCACCTGACCCTCGCCGGATCGGCGAGCCTCCAGGATGCCGCTGAGCAGCCCGATCGCCAACAGCATGCCGCCCCCGCCGTAATCGCCGATGAGATTCAAAGGCGGAACGGGTGTTTCGGCGCTGCCGATGCTGTGCAGCGCGCCGGTCAGCGCGATGTAGTTGATGTCGTGGCCGGCGCGATCGGCGTACGGGCCGTCCTGTCCGTACCCGGTCATTCGCGCGTAAACCAGTCGCGGGTTCGCGGCGCGCAACTCGTCGGGACCGATGCCGAGTCGTTCGGCCACCCCGGGCCGGAACACGTCGACGAACGCATCGGCGTCAATCACCAAGCGGCGCACAAGTTCCGGTCCGCGAGCATCTTTCATGTCGACCGCGATCGAGCGCTGGTTGCGCCGGACCGTGTAGTCGATCGGTAGCGCGCCATCGACTTCGCGCACCTGGTCGACGCGGACCACCTCGGCCCCGAGGTCGCCGAGCAGCATTCCGCAGAACGGGCCCGGCCCGAGTCCGCCCATCATCACGACGCGCACGCCGTGCAGTGGGCCCGTCACGACGACCACGACTGCCGACGCGCGGCGGCCTCCTCGGTCGCATGGCTGAGCACCTGGTTGCGGTTCTCGAGTTCCAGGGCGGGGCCGAGGCCGGCGGCATCGGTGTTGACCTGCAACGCACGTTTGGTCAGTTGGACGCCGAGCGGGGTGAGTTCGGCTATCTGCGTTGCGATGTCGAGCGCGCGATCGGCGAGTTCCTCGGGCTCGGTGATCTCGCTGACCAGGCCGCGGCGATCGGCCTCCTCGGCGGTGACCGTCCGGCCGGTCAACATCCAGTCGGCCGCGACGCTGACGCCGACGATGCGCGGCAGAAAGTAGCTCATCCCCATCTCGGCGCCGGACAGGCCGAGCAGAATCGCGGCGTTCCCGAATGTCGCTGCGGTGGAGCAGATTCGGATATCCGCGGCAAGGCACAGCGCAAGCCCCGCGCCGACGCACGGGCCGTTGACGGCGGCGATCACCGGCTGCGGCATGTCGCGAATGGCTTGCGGAAGCGCAGCCATCGATTCCTGAAAACGGAGCCGGTCGATCGCGGGCGCCGTCGCCTCCGGTATGCCAGGGCCGAAGTCGCGGATGTCGATGCCGGAGCAGAAGCCACGACCGGCGCCGGTGACGATGACTGCGTGGACCGAGGAATCGGAGCCCAGCTCGGTGCAGGTGTTGAGCAGATCGCCGGCCACTGCCTCGTTGATCGCGTTGAGTCGTTCGGGCCGATTCAGGTGCAGCACGACCACGCCGGCATGCGGTCGCTGCACGCTCACCGTCGCGGTCAATCGAGCCCCCTTCGTCACGAGCCCTGGAACACCCATTCGCGCTTTAGGAGAATGCTATTCTTCTCGACCGCGCGGGCGCAACGGAACTAGACGAAGTCCGATCCGCCGTCGACGTTGACCGTCGCGCCCGTGACGTACCCGTTCCGCTTCGAGGCCAGGTAGGTGGTGATCGACGCGATCTCCTCGGGCAGGCCGGCCCGCCCTAGGTCGCAGGGCTGGTGGAAGTTGTTCTCGATCCAGGTCATAACGTCGCGCGGATCGGATGCGTCGAGGCCGTCGGCGGCCAGGATGTCCTTGAGGTTTTCGGTGAAGCTCGCGGTGACGATGGTCCCCGGGCAGACGCAGTTCACTAGGATGCCGTCCTTGGCAAGGCTTTTCGACAGGTTCTTCGTGACGCTGGACAGCGCAGCCTTCGAGGCGGTGTAAGCGACGATGCGCGGACTTTGCCGCTGAATCGAGTGCGCGGACAGCGTGACGATGCGGCCCCAGTCCGCGGCCCGCAGCAGCGGCAACGCGGCCCGCACCGACCGGACGCCGGACATCGTGCCCAGCGTGAAGGCAGCGTCCCAGTCGGAGTCCTCCATCTGCTCGAAGAACCCGTCACCGGGTCCGATGGTGTGCACCAGACTGTTCACCCGGCCCCAGCGCTTGGCCACCTGGTCGAAGCCGGCGGCGATCGACGCGGCGTCGGTCATGTCCACGCTGATCCCGACGGCGTCGGGCGCGCCCGCCGCGCGCAGCGACTCGACCGCGGCATCGAGCGCGGCCTGACCGCGCGCCATCACGGCGACGCTGGCGCCGTCGGCGGCGAGCGTCTGCGCGATCGCCAAACCCATGCCTTTGCTGCCGCCGGTGACGACGGCGGTCGATCCGGCCAATCCCAGGTCCATTGCTGCTCCTTATTTTCGGACGATGTTGTCGATCGTGTCGGGCTGCACGCCGAGTCCGCGCAGACAAAACCTCAGGGCGCGGCGGCGGACATCGGCGCGTTCGAAACCGCCTGCGGTCCAATGCTGTTCGGTGCTGGACCACACCACGCCCTGAATGGATCGGGCCTCGCTCACCGGATCGACGTCGTGGAAGACGCCGTCGGTGAGGCCTCGGCGCAGTTGGTCGATCAGCGGCGTGAGCATCTCCTCGAACGCGGGCTGGATCAGCTCCGGTGCGGCGAACATCTGCGACTGCGCCTCCAGCGAGAGGCGGCGTAGGTCGGACTTGATGCTTTCGTCGAAGGCCAGGTCGAGGCGGCCGTCGATCCACGCAGCCACCGCCTCGACCGGGCCGGCGGCCCTGGACATCTTCCGGTGCAGGCGGCGACTCTCGGCCCGGGCCATGTCGAGGAAGACCGCTGCGATCACGTGGTCCTTGGAGTCGAAATGCCGGTAGAACGCACGGGTGCTCAATTCGGCGCGATCGAGGACCGCGGCGACGCTCAGCCTGCGGACGCCGTGTTCGCGCAGGGCCTCCGTGGCGGCGGACATGATGATGCGATGCACGTCGGGGTCGGGCGCAAGCTTGCTGCGTCGCCGCGTGCGTGGGGCAGTCATCCGGTCGCCTTAACTGAGAACGATATTTTCATTTAACGCTCGATCACTGTGACAGCGGTCTGCCGACGTTGTCAACGACAGGTTTTGCGACCTCGTGTTCCACTCCCGAAGCCCGAACGGTATGAAAGACGGGTGACCGCACTCGAGACGGCAGACGGCGCGACGATCCTCCGGTTCGACTCCGCTCCGGTGAACGCGTCCGATCTGGACATGCTGAACGTCATCATCGACTCGATGGGCCGCGTCGAGGGGCCGGTCGTGCTGACTGGGGCCGGGCGCGCGTTCTCCGCCGGTGTCGACCTGCGGGCTCTGGTCGACGGCGGCGCCGACTACGCCGAGAAGTTCGTCGTCGCGCTGTCGGAGGCGTTCCTTGCGATCTACAACCACCCCGCGCCCGTGGTCGCGGCGATCAACGGGCACGCGATCGCCGGTGGCTGTGTGTTGGCGATGTGCGCCGACGTCCGGCTGATGTCGGGCGGGACGATCGGCCTGACCGAGTTGTCCGTCGGGGTGCCGTTCCCTGTCGCGGCGCTGGAGATCTGCCGCGGCGCGATGGGCGCCTCAGCTACCCGGGCGGCGTTGGGCGCCAAGACAATCGACGCCGATACCGCGCTGGCTCTCGGCTGGGTCGACGAGGTGGTCGGTAAGGACGAGTTGCTCGACCGGGCGCTGGCCACCGCGCGTGAGCTGGGTCAGTACTCGCCGGCCGCCTACGCCGCCACCAAAGCTCAGCTGCACGCGCCGGTGCACGCCGCCGTCGACGCCGGCGCGGCGGCCGAGGCGGACGTGCGGGCCAGTTGGATCTCCGAGGAGACGCGCGGCCGTATCGTCGGATTCCTGGACGCGCTGGCCCGCGGTCGATGAGGTGAGTCTCTGGATCGCCCGGACCGAGTGCATTATCGGCGAGGACATCCCCGCCCCGCCGAGCGAGGTCCGCGACTTCTATGTCGACTTGGGCAACATCAAAGACTTTCATCCACTGGTGGTGTCGGTCGAAATGCTGTCGCACGACCAGCACGCCGACGGCTATCAGACGACGTACCGGGTACGCGATCGTATTCCGCTGGGCCCGTTGACGATCGGCATCACATACTGGGCCCGGGTGCAGGTCCCCACAGGAGGAAACGTGCTCACCGAGGCGCGTCAATTCCCACGGGTCCGGCTCAACGGGGTCGTGAGCTTCGAGCCGACCGAGAAGGGCACACGCCTCACCGAACGTCTGACGATCGCCGCGCCGCGATTGCTCGCCGCGACTACCGCGCGCGAGGCGGTCGACGCCCATGTCGCGATGCTGGCCGGCATCCGAAGTCACTTCGAAAGCCGCTGAACATCAGGCCAATTGCCGGCGCAGTTCCGTCTTGAGCACTTTGCCGTAGCTGTTCTTCGGCAACTCGTCCACCACCAGATACCGCTTCGGGCGTTTGAATCGGGCGATACGGGCCAGCAGGTGCGCGTCGAGGTCGACGGGGTCCGCCGCCCCGACGATGAACGCCACGACGACCTCGCCCCACTCCTGGTCGGGTGCCCCGACCACGCACGCCTCGGACACGCCGGGGTGTTCGAGCAGTGCCTCCTCCACCTCGCGCGGGTAGATGTTGGACCCGCCACTGATCACGACGTCCTTCGACCGGTCGTGCAGCGTCAGGTAGCCGCGCGCGTCGAAGGAGCCCATGTCGCCGGTGCGCAGCCAGCCGTCGCGCAGCGTGTCCGCGGTGGCAGCGGGGTCACGCCAGTAGCCGCCCATCACAACGTCTCCGCGACAGACGATTTCGCCGATCTCGTCCGCTTCGGCCGGCGTGCCGTCGGCGCGTTGCACCGCGACGTCGGTGCCGGACCGCGGATAGCCGACCGATCCGAGAATCGCGTCGTCCGCGGTCTCGTAGTCGACGCGGCGCAACCCGGTGATCGTCATCGGCGCCTCACCCTGGCCGTAGATCTGGGTGAACACGGGGCCGAACGCCGTGAGCGCCTTCTTGATGCTGTCGACATACATCGGGCCGCCGCCGTAGACGATGGTCCGTAGTTTGCTCGGGCGCGGCCGGCCCGTCTCGACCACGCGCTGCACCATGGTTGGCGCCAGGAATGCGCTGCAGCCGGGGTGGTACTCGCAGAGGTCGAGAAAGTCCGATGGTTCGAATCCGCCGCGCTCCGAGATCACTTGGCGCGCACCGCGTGCGACGTAAGCCGGGATGTACAGGCCCGAGCCGTGCGACATCGGCGCGGCGTGGATCAGGCTGCAATCCTGGTCCGGCGCATCCATATCGGCAAGATGCGCGACCGTCATGGCCATCAGGTTGCGATGACTGAGCATGGCGCCTTTGGAGCGGCCGGTCGTGCCGCTGGTGTAGAACAGCCAGGCCAGCGTCGCGGGGTCGGTGCTCGGCGCGGCAGCGGGCGCAGAGTCAAATCTCACCGAGTACTGTTCGGAGTCAATGACTTCCGTCGACCCTGCCAGAGTGGTCGCGATTTTCGGCGACGCAAAGACGTGTGCGGCCTCGGCGTCGGCGAGGATCTGGGTCATCTCGCGGGGATGTAGCTTGTAGTTGATCGGTACCGCGACGCATTCGGCGGCCCAGATGCCGAACAACAACTCGACGATCTCCGGCCGGTTCTCGCTGGCAATCGCTATACGCGCGCCTGCAGCGTGGTCGCGGCGGATCGATCC
The sequence above is a segment of the Candidatus Mycobacterium wuenschmannii genome. Coding sequences within it:
- a CDS encoding AMP-binding protein, whose translation is MDSRVNLFALLDQAAQRFPDHGAVYHGQRRCCTWSELRERAMRLAGSIRRDHAAGARIAIASENRPEIVELLFGIWAAECVAVPINYKLHPREMTQILADAEAAHVFASPKIATTLAGSTEVIDSEQYSVRFDSAPAAAPSTDPATLAWLFYTSGTTGRSKGAMLSHRNLMAMTVAHLADMDAPDQDCSLIHAAPMSHGSGLYIPAYVARGARQVISERGGFEPSDFLDLCEYHPGCSAFLAPTMVQRVVETGRPRPSKLRTIVYGGGPMYVDSIKKALTAFGPVFTQIYGQGEAPMTITGLRRVDYETADDAILGSVGYPRSGTDVAVQRADGTPAEADEIGEIVCRGDVVMGGYWRDPAATADTLRDGWLRTGDMGSFDARGYLTLHDRSKDVVISGGSNIYPREVEEALLEHPGVSEACVVGAPDQEWGEVVVAFIVGAADPVDLDAHLLARIARFKRPKRYLVVDELPKNSYGKVLKTELRRQLA